From one Pseudomonas fluorescens genomic stretch:
- a CDS encoding OprD family porin, producing MYKSTLALAVAVGVLAQQASAAGFVEDSKLSLSSRTMYFDNDDRETGSTSSRESGQGFKLDYISGFTEGTVGFGVDAQALWGIHLDGGKGHHPDNSSFFPSDSDGSAVGQWARFGANAKARFSKTEAHFGSALAPNLPILVSNDGRLLPQTFEGGTIQSKEIDNLTLNAGQLTHAMGRASSNRTGLSVAGASEDSNKFQFAGGDWKVTKDLTLQYYYSNLEDFYKQHFLGLVHVYPIGNDQSFKTDLRYFDSSSDGKNGDAGYRFNNNGGYAKNSGEVDNKTWSAMFTYTLGGHALMLGHQQVGDDGGFVWLNQGSVTDGNGRNEGAAGASFYLFTDSMINQFARAGENTTFGQYSYDFARLGVPGLKASVAYLRGDDVKNPVGGGTYHEWERDARVDYVIQEGTLKGLGASLRHGSYRGEGQSINDQDQTRLIFNYTYSFM from the coding sequence ATGTACAAGTCCACCTTGGCGCTTGCCGTGGCCGTTGGGGTTCTGGCCCAGCAGGCGAGTGCTGCCGGTTTCGTTGAAGACAGCAAGCTGTCGCTTAGTTCCCGCACCATGTATTTCGATAACGATGATCGTGAAACCGGTAGCACCAGCAGCCGCGAGTCGGGTCAGGGTTTCAAGCTCGACTACATCTCGGGCTTCACCGAAGGTACCGTAGGCTTTGGTGTCGATGCACAAGCGCTGTGGGGTATTCATCTGGATGGCGGTAAAGGCCACCACCCAGACAACAGCAGCTTCTTCCCAAGCGACAGTGATGGATCGGCCGTAGGCCAGTGGGCTCGTTTTGGTGCTAACGCCAAAGCGCGTTTCTCCAAGACTGAAGCTCACTTTGGTAGCGCCCTGGCGCCTAACCTGCCAATCCTGGTGTCCAACGACGGCCGACTGCTGCCACAGACCTTTGAAGGCGGCACCATTCAGTCCAAAGAAATCGACAACCTGACGCTGAACGCCGGTCAGCTGACTCATGCTATGGGTCGTGCATCGAGCAACCGTACTGGTCTGTCTGTTGCAGGTGCCTCCGAGGACAGTAACAAGTTCCAGTTCGCTGGCGGCGACTGGAAGGTCACCAAAGACCTGACCCTGCAGTACTACTACTCGAACCTGGAAGACTTCTACAAGCAGCACTTCCTGGGCCTGGTTCACGTTTACCCGATCGGCAACGATCAGTCGTTCAAAACCGACCTGCGCTATTTCGATAGCAGCAGCGATGGCAAGAACGGTGACGCTGGCTACCGTTTCAACAACAACGGTGGCTATGCCAAAAATAGCGGTGAGGTCGACAACAAAACCTGGAGCGCCATGTTCACCTACACCCTGGGTGGCCACGCGCTGATGCTGGGTCATCAACAGGTCGGTGATGACGGTGGCTTTGTCTGGCTGAACCAAGGTAGTGTCACTGACGGCAATGGCCGCAATGAAGGCGCCGCTGGCGCCAGCTTCTACCTGTTCACCGACAGCATGATCAACCAGTTTGCTCGTGCAGGTGAAAACACCACCTTCGGTCAGTACTCGTATGACTTCGCGCGCCTGGGCGTTCCAGGCCTGAAAGCATCGGTTGCCTACCTGCGTGGCGACGACGTCAAGAACCCTGTGGGCGGCGGTACTTACCACGAGTGGGAGCGCGATGCGCGTGTCGACTACGTGATCCAGGAAGGTACCCTCAAAGGTCTGGGCGCTAGCCTGCGCCATGGTAGCTACCGTGGTGAAGGTCAGAGCATCAACGACCAGGATCAGACCCGCCTGATCTTCAACTACACTTACAGCTTCATGTAA
- a CDS encoding peroxiredoxin, whose amino-acid sequence MSLRLGDIAPDFEQDSSAGKIRFHEWLGDSWGVLFSHPADFTPVCTTELGFTAKLKEQFAERGVKAIALSVDPVDSHHRWIEDINETQNTIVNFPILADADRKVSDLYDLIHPNASDTLTVRSLFVIDPNKKIRLTITYPASTGRNFHEILRVIDSLQLTDNHKVATPANWQDGDEVVIVPSLKDEDEIKRRFPKGYRAVKPYLRLTPQPNR is encoded by the coding sequence ATGAGCCTCAGACTCGGCGATATCGCCCCCGACTTCGAACAGGATTCCAGCGCCGGCAAGATCCGCTTCCATGAATGGCTGGGCGACAGCTGGGGCGTGCTGTTCTCTCACCCGGCCGACTTCACGCCGGTGTGCACCACTGAGCTTGGTTTCACGGCCAAGCTCAAAGAGCAGTTCGCCGAACGAGGGGTCAAGGCCATCGCCCTGTCGGTGGACCCGGTGGATTCGCACCACCGCTGGATCGAAGACATCAACGAAACCCAGAACACTATCGTCAACTTCCCGATCCTGGCCGATGCCGATCGCAAAGTTTCCGACCTCTACGACCTGATTCATCCCAATGCCAGCGACACCCTGACGGTGCGTTCCTTGTTCGTTATCGACCCGAACAAGAAGATCCGCCTGACCATCACCTATCCGGCCAGCACCGGGCGCAATTTCCACGAGATCTTGCGGGTGATCGATTCGCTGCAACTGACCGACAACCACAAGGTTGCCACCCCGGCCAACTGGCAGGACGGTGACGAGGTGGTGATCGTGCCGTCGCTCAAGGATGAAGACGAAATCAAACGACGCTTTCCCAAGGGTTACCGGGCGGTCAAGCCGTACCTGCGCCTGACCCCGCAACCCAATCGTTGA